A part of Haloarchaeobius sp. HME9146 genomic DNA contains:
- the lysX gene encoding lysine biosynthesis protein LysX: MKVGLLYSRIRRDEKLLLSELRERGHEVVKIDVRTQQFGLTEPPAIFEGLDVVLDRCVATSRSLYITTFCEAYGIPVVNSAETAEVCADKAKNSLALAGAGVPTPETKVAFTTDAALEAIEEFGYPCVLKPVVGSWGRLMAKIDSRSAAEAILEHKATLGHYEHKVFYIQEFVAKPDRDIRVLATDGEPVAAMARSSEHWLTNAAKGAETEEFELDDEAKALVKRASEAVGGGLLGIDLMETDEGYTVHEVNHTVEFKSLNDASKVDVPAKVVDWLESVVETDAETDDVAEVTA, encoded by the coding sequence ATGAAGGTCGGACTGCTCTACTCCCGGATTCGCAGGGACGAGAAGCTGCTCCTCTCGGAACTGCGCGAGCGTGGCCACGAGGTCGTCAAGATCGACGTCCGGACCCAGCAGTTCGGCCTCACCGAACCGCCAGCCATCTTCGAGGGCCTGGACGTGGTGCTCGACCGCTGTGTCGCGACCTCGCGCAGCCTCTACATCACCACGTTCTGTGAGGCCTACGGCATCCCGGTCGTGAACTCGGCCGAGACAGCCGAGGTCTGTGCCGACAAGGCGAAGAACAGCCTCGCACTGGCTGGTGCGGGCGTCCCGACGCCCGAGACCAAGGTCGCGTTCACCACGGACGCGGCCCTCGAAGCCATCGAGGAGTTCGGCTACCCCTGCGTTCTCAAGCCCGTCGTGGGCTCGTGGGGCCGCCTGATGGCGAAGATCGACTCGCGCTCGGCCGCCGAGGCCATCCTGGAGCACAAGGCCACGCTCGGGCACTACGAGCACAAGGTGTTCTACATCCAGGAGTTCGTCGCCAAGCCGGACCGCGACATCCGCGTCCTCGCCACCGACGGCGAGCCGGTCGCGGCGATGGCGCGCTCCTCGGAGCACTGGCTCACGAACGCGGCCAAGGGCGCCGAGACTGAAGAGTTCGAACTCGACGACGAGGCCAAGGCGCTGGTCAAGCGCGCCTCCGAGGCGGTCGGCGGGGGCCTGCTCGGCATCGACCTGATGGAGACCGACGAGGGCTACACCGTCCACGAGGTCAACCACACGGTCGAGTTCAAGTCGCTGAACGACGCCTCGAAGGTCGACGTGCCCGCGAAGGTGGTCGACTGGCTCGAATCGGTCGTCGAGACGGACGCCGAGACAGACGACGTGGCCGAGGTGACAGCCTGA
- the lysW gene encoding lysine biosynthesis protein LysW, which translates to MTECIECGADVTLHDDLEAGEILDCTTCGAELEVLATDPVELDVAPELEEDWGE; encoded by the coding sequence ATGACAGAATGCATCGAGTGCGGGGCCGACGTGACCCTGCACGACGACCTGGAAGCCGGAGAGATTCTCGACTGTACCACCTGCGGTGCCGAGCTGGAAGTGCTCGCCACAGACCCCGTCGAACTCGACGTGGCACCCGAGCTCGAAGAGGACTGGGGGGAATAA
- the argH gene encoding argininosuccinate lyase yields MTDFESDEGTAVRGDRFSGGPARGFLSSLDADERIFAADVAVDRAHVVMLAEQGIIDDETAGTILQALNVVEVEGHTALPDGEDVHEAIESAVIEQVGPEGGKMHTARSRNDEVATCIRLRLREDVLEAIEAVCDLRAALVAGATEHADTVMPGFTHLQHAQPTTVGHYLLSYEQALARDTARLFDAFGRINQNPLGAAAFAGTPFDVDRDRTAELLGFDSVLTNSMDASSARDFLVEVASAMANLATTLSGLSEDVVIFANQGYLDLSDDYSSTSSIMPQKKNPDTFELVRSVAGEANSGLMGILTTLKGLPRAYNRDLQNATPHVWDSVDTVTQAVGVAAGGIATATWNEDDLADAAGSNFSTATGVADLLAMEGVPFRTAHELVAKAGETGADYAALDAAAEDVLGESLDTYVDKDAVEAALDPAESVAMRDSAGGPAPDAVAAALDEAEATLTADTDELEAKRGALDDAHTALMAEVNEYV; encoded by the coding sequence ATGACGGACTTCGAGAGCGACGAGGGGACGGCTGTCCGTGGCGACCGCTTCAGCGGCGGCCCCGCCCGCGGCTTCCTCTCCTCGCTCGACGCCGACGAGCGCATCTTCGCGGCCGACGTGGCCGTCGACCGCGCCCACGTGGTCATGCTGGCCGAACAGGGTATCATCGACGACGAGACCGCCGGCACCATCCTGCAGGCGCTGAACGTCGTCGAGGTCGAGGGGCACACGGCGCTCCCCGACGGCGAGGACGTCCACGAGGCGATCGAGAGCGCGGTCATCGAGCAGGTCGGCCCCGAGGGCGGCAAGATGCACACCGCCCGCTCGCGCAACGACGAGGTCGCGACCTGCATCCGCCTGCGCCTGCGCGAGGACGTGCTCGAGGCCATCGAGGCGGTGTGTGACCTGCGCGCCGCACTCGTCGCGGGCGCGACCGAACACGCCGACACGGTGATGCCCGGCTTCACACACCTGCAGCACGCCCAGCCGACGACGGTCGGGCACTACCTGCTCTCGTACGAGCAGGCGCTTGCCAGGGATACGGCCCGCCTGTTCGACGCGTTCGGGCGCATCAACCAGAACCCGCTCGGGGCGGCGGCGTTCGCCGGCACCCCCTTCGACGTGGACCGCGACCGGACCGCCGAACTGCTGGGGTTCGACAGCGTCCTGACGAACTCGATGGACGCCTCCTCGGCGCGTGACTTCCTCGTGGAGGTCGCGTCGGCGATGGCGAACCTCGCGACGACCCTGTCGGGGCTCTCGGAGGACGTGGTCATCTTCGCGAACCAGGGCTACCTGGACCTCTCGGACGACTACTCCTCGACCTCCTCGATCATGCCCCAGAAGAAGAACCCCGACACGTTCGAACTCGTCCGCTCGGTCGCGGGCGAGGCGAACAGCGGGCTGATGGGCATCCTGACGACACTGAAAGGACTCCCGCGTGCGTACAACCGCGACCTGCAGAACGCGACCCCGCACGTCTGGGATTCGGTCGACACCGTGACCCAGGCGGTCGGCGTGGCCGCCGGTGGCATCGCGACCGCGACCTGGAACGAGGACGACCTGGCCGACGCGGCCGGCTCGAACTTCTCGACGGCGACAGGCGTTGCGGACCTGCTCGCGATGGAGGGCGTCCCGTTCCGTACCGCGCACGAACTCGTCGCCAAGGCGGGTGAGACCGGTGCCGACTACGCGGCCCTCGACGCCGCGGCGGAAGACGTGCTGGGCGAATCGCTCGACACCTACGTCGACAAGGACGCGGTCGAGGCAGCCCTCGACCCGGCCGAGAGCGTGGCGATGCGCGACTCGGCCGGCGGCCCGGCTCCCGACGCGGTGGCAGCCGCACTCGACGAGGCCGAGGCGACCCTCACCGCGGACACCGACGAGCTCGAGGCGAAACGTGGGGCGCTCGACGACGCCCACACCGCCCTGATGGCAGAGGTGAACGAGTATGTCTGA
- a CDS encoding argininosuccinate synthase, with protein MTQHTSDSTTASNQKVALAFSGGLDTTVCVPLLKEEYGYDEVIGVTVDVGQPKAEFAEAEETAEALGLEHYVVDAKEEFAELCLDSVKANATYQGYPLGTAMARPVIAKAILSVAEEQGCTGIAHGCTGKGNDQLRFEAVWRDSSLEVIAPVRELGLTRKWEKEYADEKGLPVEGGNEGDWSIDTNLWSRSVEGKNLEDPSYIPPEDIYEWTDAPTGETTTIEITFENGYPVAVDGESYEPVELIEYLNEFAGAYGVGRTDMMEDRMLGLKVRENYEHPAATVLLEAHEGLEQLVFTKEERDFKPQVENQWAQKAYEGLVDAPLMKSLDAYIDQSQTKVTGTVTVKLQGGMVRVVSRESDFAVYSESAASFNTETVDGIEQEDATGVAKYHGFQSRLANSVAKQAETEPELPADD; from the coding sequence ATGACACAACACACATCGGACTCCACGACAGCATCGAACCAGAAAGTAGCACTCGCGTTCTCGGGCGGCCTCGACACCACCGTCTGCGTCCCGCTCCTCAAGGAGGAGTACGGGTACGACGAGGTCATCGGCGTCACCGTCGACGTCGGCCAGCCGAAAGCCGAGTTCGCCGAGGCGGAGGAGACCGCCGAGGCGCTCGGCCTCGAACACTACGTCGTCGACGCCAAGGAGGAGTTCGCGGAACTCTGCCTGGACTCGGTGAAGGCGAACGCGACCTACCAGGGCTACCCCCTGGGGACGGCGATGGCCCGCCCGGTCATCGCGAAGGCCATCCTCTCGGTCGCCGAGGAGCAGGGCTGCACCGGCATCGCCCACGGCTGCACGGGCAAGGGCAACGACCAGCTGCGTTTCGAGGCTGTCTGGCGTGACTCCTCGCTGGAGGTCATCGCGCCGGTCCGCGAACTCGGCCTGACCCGCAAGTGGGAGAAGGAGTACGCCGACGAGAAGGGCCTGCCCGTCGAGGGCGGCAACGAGGGCGACTGGTCCATCGACACGAACCTCTGGAGCCGTTCGGTCGAGGGCAAGAACCTCGAGGACCCGAGCTACATCCCGCCGGAAGACATCTACGAGTGGACCGACGCCCCGACGGGCGAGACGACCACCATCGAAATCACGTTCGAGAACGGCTACCCGGTCGCCGTCGACGGCGAGTCCTACGAGCCGGTCGAACTCATCGAGTACCTGAACGAGTTCGCGGGCGCGTACGGCGTCGGCCGCACCGACATGATGGAAGACCGCATGCTCGGCCTGAAGGTGCGCGAGAACTACGAGCACCCGGCCGCGACGGTCCTGCTCGAAGCCCACGAGGGCCTCGAACAGCTCGTGTTCACGAAGGAGGAGCGCGACTTCAAGCCCCAGGTCGAGAACCAGTGGGCACAGAAGGCCTACGAGGGCCTCGTCGACGCACCCCTCATGAAATCGCTCGACGCCTACATCGACCAGAGCCAGACGAAGGTGACGGGCACCGTCACCGTGAAGCTCCAGGGCGGGATGGTCCGCGTGGTCTCCCGCGAGTCCGACTTCGCGGTCTACTCCGAGTCCGCGGCCTCGTTCAACACCGAGACGGTCGACGGCATCGAGCAGGAGGACGCGACGGGCGTGGCGAAGTACCACGGCTTCCAGTCGCGCCTCGCGAACTCGGTCGCGAAGCAGGCCGAAACCGAACCTGAACTCCCGGCCGACGACTGA
- a CDS encoding 2'-5' RNA ligase family protein has protein sequence MYSVNVPVPGSVARLASDLHPFLLDFDRVREDYTLLAKRIGDPEHFSVREHEVRRALHGQPAFEVQVTGLGCFEQPTKGTAPVVYFEVESPGLLDLHERLVDEFGAIGGLEGEDYVPHVTIARDAPQSAADRLLEQDIEPVTWTVNQLEIFDSRYREVAARISLPA, from the coding sequence GTGTACAGCGTCAACGTCCCGGTCCCCGGGTCGGTCGCCCGCCTCGCCAGCGACCTCCATCCCTTCTTACTCGATTTCGACCGGGTGCGAGAGGACTACACGCTCCTCGCCAAGCGCATCGGCGACCCCGAGCACTTCTCCGTGCGCGAGCACGAGGTCCGGCGGGCCCTGCACGGCCAGCCAGCCTTCGAGGTGCAGGTGACCGGCCTCGGTTGCTTCGAGCAGCCCACGAAAGGCACTGCCCCGGTCGTCTACTTCGAGGTCGAGAGTCCCGGCCTGCTGGACCTGCACGAGCGCCTCGTCGACGAGTTCGGGGCCATCGGTGGGCTGGAGGGCGAAGACTACGTCCCGCACGTCACCATCGCCCGCGACGCCCCGCAGTCGGCCGCCGATAGGCTGCTGGAGCAAGACATCGAGCCGGTGACGTGGACGGTCAATCAGTTAGAAATCTTCGACTCGCGGTACCGGGAGGTGGCGGCGAGGATCAGTCTCCCAGCCTGA
- a CDS encoding ATP-dependent DNA helicase — MSEVNAYLRFFPYDEPYENQGEAMDRIHTSLERGQDVLFEGACGTGKTLSALVPALEYARETGKTVVITTDVHQQMRQFVQEARAITKHEPIRAVVFKGKASMCHIDVGYEECQVLRDNTRELVDARMEAAQLRDRERELLSAAQEGEEKAAEAREAVVDELDAVSQRAESISEEKNVCDHYRNNLTGNTEEFYQWLFDDVRTPDDVYEYAHQQTMCGYELLKDGMEGVDLVVANYHHLLDPMIREQFFRWLGRDPEDVITVFDEAHNVEGAARDHATRTLTEQTLDQALEELDESEDSRATRAETVLRAYRDALVEVYEDSFSFGEREQVGDDWEDVAVANESGRDDLTMEFLQQQYDGLDYKADLEAAVMLGKELDDRYEEAYKNGEATTRQECQTLQAATFVGAWMREGTQEGLHPVASVRRDQGTDEVYGRAELYTCIPQEVTKELFEEVHATVLMSATLRPFHVTEDVLGLTNPVNMAYGLQFPPEKRRTYAVSTPALFASARDDPTVQKEVGDTLHDVVRFTPGNTLVFTPNYSEAARYAAHLRKHGDTTVYLDKAGVSAEDLREDFTSDDDAVLLTSLWGTLAEGVSFDGDDARTVAVLGVPYPHLDDRAEAVQQAYGKAFGRPTDKDPGWKYAVEIPTVRKTRQALGRVIRSPDDFGVRVLLDERYTARSKGEMGKYSVRDTFPAEERDEMLDIKPEKLKFAMMNFYQDMEAYDGPPPTP; from the coding sequence GTGTCCGAGGTCAACGCGTATCTCCGCTTCTTCCCCTACGACGAGCCCTACGAGAACCAGGGCGAGGCGATGGACCGCATCCACACCTCGCTCGAACGGGGCCAAGACGTGCTGTTTGAGGGGGCCTGTGGGACGGGGAAGACGCTGTCGGCGCTCGTCCCAGCGCTGGAGTACGCACGCGAGACGGGGAAGACGGTCGTCATCACGACCGACGTCCACCAGCAGATGCGCCAGTTCGTGCAGGAGGCCCGCGCCATCACGAAACACGAGCCGATTCGCGCCGTGGTGTTCAAGGGCAAGGCCTCGATGTGCCACATCGACGTGGGTTACGAGGAGTGCCAGGTGCTGCGGGACAACACCCGCGAACTGGTCGACGCGCGCATGGAGGCGGCCCAGCTGCGCGACCGCGAGCGCGAACTGCTGTCGGCGGCCCAGGAGGGCGAGGAGAAGGCCGCCGAGGCGCGCGAGGCCGTGGTCGACGAACTCGACGCGGTGAGCCAGCGCGCCGAGTCCATCAGCGAGGAGAAGAACGTCTGTGACCACTACCGGAACAACCTCACTGGCAATACCGAGGAGTTCTACCAGTGGCTGTTCGACGACGTGCGCACGCCCGACGACGTGTACGAGTACGCCCACCAGCAGACGATGTGCGGGTACGAGCTGCTGAAGGACGGGATGGAGGGCGTCGACCTCGTGGTCGCGAACTACCACCACCTGCTCGACCCGATGATCCGCGAGCAGTTCTTCCGGTGGCTCGGGCGGGACCCCGAGGACGTCATCACGGTGTTCGACGAGGCGCACAACGTCGAGGGGGCGGCCCGGGACCACGCGACTCGCACCCTCACCGAGCAGACGCTCGACCAGGCATTAGAGGAACTCGACGAGAGCGAGGACTCACGGGCAACGCGCGCCGAGACGGTCCTGCGGGCCTACCGCGACGCCCTGGTCGAGGTGTACGAGGACTCGTTCTCCTTCGGCGAGCGCGAGCAGGTCGGCGACGACTGGGAGGACGTCGCGGTCGCGAACGAATCGGGGCGGGACGACCTGACGATGGAGTTCCTCCAGCAGCAGTACGACGGGCTGGACTACAAGGCCGACCTGGAGGCTGCGGTGATGCTCGGGAAGGAACTCGACGACCGGTACGAGGAGGCGTACAAGAACGGCGAGGCGACCACCCGGCAGGAGTGCCAGACGCTGCAGGCCGCCACCTTCGTCGGCGCGTGGATGCGCGAGGGCACCCAGGAGGGCCTGCATCCGGTGGCCTCGGTCCGCCGGGACCAGGGAACCGACGAGGTGTACGGGAGAGCCGAACTCTACACCTGCATCCCACAGGAGGTCACGAAGGAACTGTTCGAGGAGGTCCACGCGACCGTGCTGATGAGCGCCACGCTCAGGCCGTTCCACGTCACCGAGGACGTGCTCGGCCTCACCAACCCGGTGAACATGGCCTACGGCCTGCAGTTCCCGCCGGAGAAACGCCGGACCTACGCCGTCTCGACGCCCGCGCTGTTCGCCAGCGCCAGGGACGACCCCACGGTCCAGAAGGAGGTCGGCGACACCCTGCACGACGTGGTCCGGTTCACCCCCGGCAACACGCTCGTGTTCACGCCGAACTACTCGGAAGCAGCGCGCTACGCCGCCCACCTGCGCAAACACGGCGATACGACGGTGTACCTCGACAAGGCCGGCGTCAGCGCCGAGGACCTGCGCGAGGACTTCACCAGCGACGACGATGCAGTCTTGCTCACATCTCTGTGGGGAACGTTGGCAGAGGGGGTGAGCTTCGACGGCGACGACGCCCGGACCGTGGCGGTGCTGGGTGTGCCGTATCCGCATCTGGATGACCGGGCCGAGGCGGTCCAGCAAGCGTATGGCAAGGCGTTCGGCCGGCCGACCGACAAGGACCCCGGCTGGAAGTACGCGGTCGAGATTCCCACGGTTCGCAAGACGCGACAGGCGCTCGGACGGGTGATTCGCTCGCCGGACGACTTCGGGGTCCGGGTGCTGCTGGACGAGCGATACACGGCACGAAGCAAGGGCGAAATGGGCAAGTACAGTGTTCGAGATACGTTCCCGGCCGAGGAGCGCGACGAGATGCTGGACATCAAGCCCGAGAAGCTGAAGTTCGCGATGATGAACTTCTACCAGGACATGGAGGCGTACGACGGGCCGCCGCCGACGCCATGA
- a CDS encoding S8 family serine peptidase — MLGGIAASGTVTARESATRYIVDLKPNARLGKVDVVHDLSQVGLAVVEGQERDVRRLGTYAPDIEMQLDLPAVEHIDTTAVAGYDDPLYGLQWDKQAMDMPEVHDMCKGEGARIAIIDSGIDASHEDLTVNVEESKNFTGDELGKGVPAGGYHGTHVAGIAAATANNEMGVVGVAPEAELVDCRVFSTGPGASFADILAAIVYAADIGSDVANLSLGAYPVPREGLGPFYGQTLNRVMTWANSMGTLLVISAGNDTSDLQHDGRICFENEDGSVDCFSAISLPNEGAQALSVAATGPIGFGWGDTGMEQPAHSPSFYTNYGTNAITLAAPGGDADLAAAANEVPGWWYDLVLSTVPGGYGWAAGTSMAAPQVAGAVALLKGEDSSLNANQVESILTRTAWMPEDYDKAYYGAGFLNPYGALKEIGL; from the coding sequence GTGCTCGGCGGCATCGCTGCATCCGGGACCGTCACCGCACGCGAATCAGCGACACGCTACATCGTCGACCTCAAACCGAACGCGCGACTCGGGAAGGTGGACGTCGTCCACGACCTTTCGCAGGTTGGACTCGCCGTGGTTGAAGGACAGGAGCGAGACGTACGACGGCTCGGGACGTACGCGCCCGATATCGAGATGCAGCTCGACCTGCCGGCGGTCGAGCACATCGATACGACGGCGGTGGCGGGCTACGACGACCCATTGTACGGTCTCCAGTGGGACAAGCAGGCGATGGACATGCCCGAGGTCCACGACATGTGCAAGGGTGAGGGCGCACGGATCGCCATCATCGACTCGGGTATCGACGCCAGTCACGAGGACCTGACCGTGAACGTTGAAGAATCAAAGAACTTCACCGGCGACGAGCTGGGGAAAGGAGTACCTGCAGGCGGCTACCACGGCACCCACGTCGCTGGAATCGCGGCCGCGACAGCCAACAACGAGATGGGTGTCGTCGGCGTGGCACCCGAGGCTGAACTCGTCGACTGTCGCGTCTTCTCGACCGGCCCTGGCGCGTCCTTCGCGGACATCCTCGCGGCCATCGTCTACGCCGCGGACATCGGAAGCGACGTGGCGAACCTCAGCCTCGGTGCGTATCCCGTTCCGCGAGAAGGTCTTGGTCCGTTCTACGGGCAGACGCTCAACCGAGTGATGACGTGGGCGAACAGCATGGGCACGCTCCTCGTCATCTCGGCAGGGAACGACACGTCGGACCTCCAGCACGACGGCCGCATCTGTTTCGAGAACGAGGACGGTTCCGTCGACTGCTTCTCGGCTATCAGCCTCCCGAACGAGGGCGCACAGGCGCTCTCCGTGGCGGCGACCGGCCCCATCGGGTTCGGGTGGGGCGACACCGGGATGGAACAGCCCGCGCACTCGCCGTCGTTCTATACCAACTACGGGACCAACGCAATCACCCTCGCTGCACCCGGTGGGGACGCGGACCTGGCAGCAGCAGCGAACGAGGTCCCCGGCTGGTGGTACGACCTCGTTCTCAGTACCGTTCCGGGCGGGTACGGCTGGGCTGCGGGCACCTCCATGGCCGCCCCGCAGGTCGCGGGCGCAGTCGCCCTGCTGAAGGGCGAGGATTCGTCGCTCAACGCGAACCAGGTCGAGAGCATCCTCACGCGGACCGCGTGGATGCCCGAAGACTACGACAAGGCGTACTACGGCGCAGGGTTCCTGAACCCGTACGGCGCGCTCAAGGAAATCGGCCTCTGA